CAGACTGCTGATACAGCGTATGGGTCTGCAGGATTCGATACATAAACTTCCTTCGCACCTTTCATACTACAAAGATGTGATCCATAAGGTCGCTGACTATATGGGAGAAAAAGAGGTACGTTTCTGGGAGCTGCTGAAACGGGGCTACAAGGTACCGAAACTCAAAGAGATTGAGCATTTCAGGTTCTATACCAACAAGCCGCTGGACGGAGTAGAGTTCGATTACTGCTGCCATCCAAAAGTAGGGGACCAGATTGTTGCGTTTTATAAGGACAGTAAGGCTATTATACACCATAAATTATGCAAGCATGCCTATGCCAAGATCAAGGCGGGCGAGGCGATGGTCCATGTGGACTGGCGTTTCTCCAAGATGTCGCGCTACAGGCTGATCATCAGCCTGCAGAACCAGAAGGGCGCGCTTGCGGATATGCTGACGAAACTGACACGGCTGGACTTAAATGTCATCAGTATTGAACTGGGTATACAGAGTTCCGAGAGTGCCGAGTATTGCCAGCTCGAAGTGGAAAGCAGTGAAAGCAAACGCAGTGTTCTCAAAGAGAAACTGACACAGAAATTCAAACTCATCGACATCGTCAGTCTTGACGATGCGTACAATAAATAAAAGATCAAAAGAAGAAGGAAAGAAATGGTAGAGCAGGCGTTGGAAGAGATAAGCAGAGGTACCGCGGAGATTATCGATATGGAGCGTATCGAAAAGTTGGTCTCGAAGTATTATGAAGACGGTACAACGTATACGGTCAAAGCAGGCTTTGACCCTACCGGAGCCGATCTGCACCTTGGGCATACTGTCCTCCTGCAAAAGCTCAAAGCCTTCCAGAAGCACGGCGCACGTATACAGCTGCTCATTGGTGATTTTACTGCGATGATCGGTGACCCGACAGGGAAGAGTGAAACAAGAAAGGTCCTTGACAGAACGACAATTCTTGAGAATGCACAGACCTACCAGGACCAGGTCTTCAACATACTTGATAAAAGTAAAACAGATGTGGTATTCAACTCGACCTGGCTTGAAGCGCTGGGCGCGGCGGGTATGGTTTCTTTGACAACGACTTTCAATGTGGCACGTATGCTTGAACGTGATGATTTTGAGAAACGCTATAAGAGCGGAAAAAGCATCTCTATCTCTGAATTCATCTATCCTCTGCTTCAGGGCTATGATTCTGTAGAGCTGCAAAGTGACATTGAGATCGGCGGAACGGACCAGAAATTTAACCTGCTGATGGGTAGATTCCTTCAGCGTGCCTATGAGATAGATAAAGAACAGGCTGTCCTGATGATGCCGATCCTCGAAGGGCTTGACGGTGTACAGAAGATGAGCAAGTCGCTTAACAATTACATCGGTATCACGGAAGAACCAAAAGATATCTATGCCAAGACGCTTTCTGTCTCCGATGAATTGATGTGGCGCTATTACGAGCTTCTGAGTGAGAGACCACTTGAAGAGATTGCACAGATGAAGCAGGATGTAGCTCAGGGGAAACTCCACCCTAAAACAGCGAAAGAGAATCTTGCACTCGAACTGGTCACAAGATTCTATAATAAAGAGTTGGCTACACTTGCCAAAGAAGAGTTTGACAATGTCTTCAAAGCCAACCAGCTGCCTTCTGATATAAACGAGATCGAGGCGGAAGAGGGGATCTGGATATGTAAAGCCCTGGTGGATGCGGGTATAGAACCTTCTACTTCCCAGGCAAGAAGAGATATTAAACAGGGTGCGGTACGGATAGATCAGGAGAAGATCTCCGATGAGAAGATGAACCTGGAAGCGGGAGAGTATATCCTCCAGGTAGGAAAAAGAAAATTTGCGAAAGTGAAGGTGAAGTAATGTTGTTCAAACCATTTAAGATCGGAAAGTATACGATCGAGAAACCGATCATACAGGGTGGAATGGGTGTAGGTATCTCTTGGGACCAGTTGGCAGGGAACGTCTCCAGAGAGGGAGGACTCGGCGTGATCTCTGCTGTAGGAACAGGGGTATACAAGAACAGAAAGTATTTGCATGGAAATGAGATGGTTGGAAAAGATCACAGACCGCTTGAAGCGATCAATTTCTATTCATTCAATGCACTTAAACATATTTTTGAGAATGCCAGAGAGATATGTGGTGATGCACCTTTGGCTGCAAATATATTGTACGCACAGAGCGAGTATGACCGTGTGGTACAGGATGCCTGCAAAGCCGGTGCCGATATTATTATCACCGGTGCGGGTCTGCCTTTGACCATGCCGGATGCAGCCAAAGATTACCCGGAGGTTGCACTTGTGCCCATTGTCTCTACAGCCAAGGCACTTCGTATTCTCTGCAGAAGATGGAAAAAGACACATAACAGGTTACCCGATGCGGTTATTGTAGAAGGGCCGCTCAGTGGTGGGCATCAGGGCTTTAAATACGAAGAGTGTTTTCTACCTGAGAACCAGCTTGAGGCGATCCTCCCTCCTGTAGTGGAAGAGGCGAAAGAGTGGGGTGATATTCCTGTAATCGCTGCCGGAGGTGTCTGGGATCATGATGATATCGTAAGAATGATGGAACTCGGTGCGTCTGCGGTGCAGATGGGGACACGTTTCATCGGTACGGTAGAGTGTGATGCCAGTCAGGTCATGAAACAGGTTATTATAGACTCTACTGAAGATACGATCAAACTGTTCAAATCGCCTGTAGGCTACCCTGCGCGCGGTGTGAGAACGGAACTCCATAAGCGTATTGAAGAGGGAACGGCACCAAAAATTGCCTGTATTTCCAACTGTGTCACGCCTTGCCATCGTGGTGAGGAAGCGAAGATCGTGGGATACTGTATCGCCGACAGGCTTTCGGATGCTTACGATGGTATCGCAGAGACGGGACTTTTCTTTACCGGTGCCAACGGCTATAGACTCAATGAGATCATCACTGTCAAAAAACTGATGGATAAACTGATGAACGGAGAAGAGAAATAGAGTGAAATTGCTTGGGATATTTTTTGCCGTTCTGCTTAGTCCCATTCTGCTTTTTTCGTCGCCGACACTGCTGAAAAAAGCGGAACTTCAAAAAGGCGAACTACACCTCTTCTTCAGCAAATCCTACAGTAAAAGCAATATCAGACATTTTATGCTGAAAACACCCTATCGGGAAGTGTTCGATCTCAAAAATGTACGTTTGGCAAACCAAAGAGTAGGGAAGAACCTTTCCACGCCGCACTGCCAATCGATCAGGGTCTCACAGTACCGGAAAAAGATGGTCCGTATCGTGATTGAAACAGAGAAAAAGTATGTCTGCAATGCCTATCAGCCGCTGTTCAGTTTTAACAGTTATCACATACCCCTGCCGAAATTCACTGTAACACACCCTACACGTCTGAAAAATAAACATTATGTCAATAAGAAAAAAGAGGTATCCGGTACCAAAAACGTCAAAAAAGTATCTGTGGTCTATAATCGTCCTAAAAAAAGTGTCTTAGAAAAGTTTGACAAAAGAGCTTCATATGCATTGCACAGAAAAGAGCGTATCGTGATCGATGCGGGACATGGAGGACATGATACAGGGGCGATTGCAAGGGGGAAAAGAGAGAAGGATCTTGTGCTTCAGATCGCCAAACGTCTGGAAAGGCAGTTAAAGAAAAGAGGCTATGCTGTCTCGATGACCCGGCGCAGTGACCGTTTTATAAAACTGAAACAGCGTACGAAGATCGCAGACAAAAAAGATGCAAAAGTCTTTGTCTCTATCCATGCCAACTCGGTACCAAAAAGAAAACAGAACAAGGTACATGGAATAGAGACTTTTTTTCTGCAGACGACAAGAGATGCCAAATCCCAGCGTATTGCAGCCCGTGAGAACAAGGCAGTCCTGAAAGGGGCTGGAGATAAACTCAGCAAACATGTGATCATTGACTCGGTACTGAACGGTCCGAAGATCGTTCAGTCCAACAAACTGGCCATCGATGTACAGCGGCGTATCATGACCAACCTGCGTGCCAACTACAGGGGGGTGAAGGATGGTGGGGTACGCTACGCACCTTTTTGGGTACTCGTAGGGGCAAGCAGACCATCCATACTGGTCGAAGTGGGCTATATTTCCCATCCCCGAGAACGAAAAAGACTCTTTACTCCAAAATACCAGGAGCTGATCGCCAAAGGTATTGCCGAAGGAATCAGCAATTACCTCGACAACCGAAGAAAAGAGATCGATTTTGACTAGTTTTTTACAAAATAGAATGGAAGATTTATATGAAGTTGAGTAAAACTATTATAGGAGAAGAACAATGCGATATATAAAATATTTTTTACTGGGAATACTTTTAGTCCTGATAGTAACGGGATGTGTAGGCCCTGACAGATCGGATGATCTTGTAGTTATCGATGCGGGTCACGGCGGGCATGACTGCGGTGCTCTTTGTGCGGGGAAACAGGAAAAAGATCTTGTGCTGCAGATTACCAAAAAACTGGCAAAAGAGTTCAAAAGAAAAGGTTACAGAGTCTATTTGACCAGGGGTAAGGACAAGTTCCTGAAACTGGGAGAGCGAACCCGCATTGCCGACAAGATGGATGCGAAGGTTTTTATCTCCATCCATGCCAATGCCATAGCGGACAAAAGCAGATTTGAAGCGGTGGAGGGTATCGAGACCTACTTCCTGCAGAAAACACGGGATGCACGTTCCCAAAGGGTAGCAGCAAGAGAAAATGTCGCCGTGCTGCAGGGAGCGGATGCGCTCAGTAAAGATGTCATCATTGACTCGGTCCTGAACGGTCCGAAGATCGTTGAGTCCAACAAGCTGGCTATCGATGTGCAGAACGGTATCATGAGACAGGTAAGGAGCAAATACAAAGATGCCAGAAGCGGCGGGGCGAAACCGGCACCTTTTTATGTTCTTGTAGGAGCCAGCCGTCCTTCAATTCTTGTCGAGGTAGGGTATATCACAAATTCCAAAGAAAGAGCAAGGCTTTTTAAAGCTGACTATCAGGAGCGTATCGCTCAAGGGATCGTAGCGGGGGTAGGCAGATACCTGGATAACCGAAAAGCAGACAGCGGGGTTTAAATGAAGCAGGGTGCTGTCGCATGACAGCACTATTGCCAATTATATTTTCCAATCGAATATTTTCTTTATATTTTGTCCCAGTTCATTTATTATTCATAAAAGCATGGTACTATTTATAAAAAGAAGGTGAGGCTATGAAAAAGATCATTGTGGGAAGCCTGCTGACAGTGGGAAGCTGTATGGCTATTGAAGTAGGGGTAATACCGCCTAGTGTTACGTTGAGCGGAGTGAACGGCGGCAAGGTCGGTGGAGGCAGTTGGAGCTCTTCCATGCTGAAAGGAAAAGTGCACATTCTTTTTTATGTGGACCCTGACGAGCGTGACCTGAACAAAGCTTTGACACAGGCACTCAAGCAACGCCATTTCAACAGAAAGAAGTATGCCTCTGTTGCCATGATAAACCTGGCAGCGACCTGGCTGCCCAATGTTATTTTGGAGTCCAAACTCAAAGCCAAGCAGAAAGAATTTCCCGATACGATCTATGTCAAAGACAAGAAAAAGGTTGTATTGAAAAAGTGGGATCTTGCAGATGACAATTCGGATATTCTGATTTTTGACAAAAAGGGTAGGCTGATCTATAAGAAATATGGAAAACTGTCGGATAAAGAGATAGGAAACGTACTTGCGTTGATCGAAAAGAATCTATAGATATCTTTTTTTGAACCATACGTAGTAAAGAGTGAAAAATATGAAACCTGTCCCCAAGACGGCAGTGATGCTCTCCAGGCTTAAATTCCATTTTGAAGCATACCCGATGAAAAGAGCCGTAGTGACGTTGGAGAGCATGAAAAACATGTCATTGTAGGAAATGACACGGCCCATGTATTTTTGTTCTGTTTCTTCCTGTATGAGCAGGTAGGTGTAGGACCAGAGTGTGGTAATGAAGAATCCTGTCACAAACAGGGAAAACAGCGCAAGGTAGAAGCTGTACTCAAGCTGTGACCAGAGGATGATGGAGGCACCCTGAAGCAGGAAGAACCAGTGTAGGTTCTCTCTGGAAATGACCTTTCCTATGAAAAAAGGGCCGATCATCAGTCCCAGGGCACGTGTGGCATTCATGAGCCCGATGGCAAGAGGCACGGCGATAAGTTCCTTGTACCGGAAGTCTGCCAGCAGGGTGATGAGCGCATCGAAACTGGTTAGACCGATGGCAGCATGGAAGAAGATGAGATGCAGCAGTTTTCTTTGTGACTTGAGGTAGAAAAAACCCTCTTTGAGCATCTGCCAATTGGAACCGACATGGATGGCCTGCTCCAGGTTGACCTGCAGGCCGAGCAGCAAGAGAAGAGCGGTTGCATAGAGGAGGGCATCCATCATAAAAGCAGCATCAAAACCGATATAGTAGGTTATAATGCCACCAACGGCCATACCTGCGGCGTAGGTGAAGGACCAGATAATGGAGTGGATCTCATTGGTATTTTTGAGCATTTTTCCTTTGAGCAGTTTGGGAAACAGTGCCATCTCAGCCGAAAAGAGTACGGATGCCGCGGCAGAACGCAGGAAGATAAGCAGCATCAGTACCCAGACATAGGCAAGCGAGTCGATGAAAATGAACCCGATGGTGGCGAAGATCTCCGTGCATAGAAGTACAAGCATCAGTTTCTTGAAGTCGATACGGTCAATGATAATGCCGATGATCGGTGCGAGTATGACGGCGGGAAGCATTGCCATAGCAGCGGTGAGGGCAATGGTGACTTCGTCGGCGTCGAAAAAGACGAGCATGGAGAAAATGGCGACCTGTGAGAACCATGTGCCAAAATAGGAGATAAGCTGAATAGCGGAAAGCCTTGCTACAATAGGGTGTTTCAGGGTTTCTCTATAGGTCATGGAGAGTATCAGGCTTCGTCGTTCAGGCCGTAGCGGATATGCTTTTTTTCAAGGAGGTCTATATACTTCTGGAAGGACTCTTTGGCTTTGGCTTTGTCATGTGAAGCGACAGAGATGGAAACACGCCATCCGTCAGAGTAGAGTTTGGGAAGCGAAGAGAACTCCACCTCTTTGGGCATCTGTTCCATCACTTCGATGAGTTCATTCTCTTTGCAGAGGGCCGTAAGAGTATAACGGTAATAAGTCTTGCTCTCTGGCAGCAGTTTTTTCATGATCTCTTCAAGCATCGGATGGCTCATTTCGGGAAAACCCGGCATGAAAAAATAGCGCTCGTCCAGAGAGAAGGCCGGCATTTTGTTGACGGGATTATCAAGCAGTTCTGCCCCTTTGGGAAGTTCCGCCATTTTAATGGGGTGTGGATAGGCGGCTTCACCCAGTTTCTCTTCTATGATCTGTTTGGCTTCTGGATGTTCATATAGTACGCCGTTGCGTAGTGCAATAGCCGCACATTTTCTGGTATGGTCATCGGGTGTGGAGCCGATGCCTCCGAAAGAAAAAAGTACAGGATTGGGTTGTGAAGCGATGAATCTAATGGTCTGTACAATGAGTGCCGGGTCATCTTCTATGATGAAAGAGCCGGTGAGTTTGGCACCTTTTTTTGCCAGTATCTTTGTAACAAAATCAAAGTGCTTGTCCTGACGTCTGCGATTGAGGATC
This DNA window, taken from Sulfurovum lithotrophicum, encodes the following:
- the tyrS gene encoding tyrosine--tRNA ligase — its product is MVEQALEEISRGTAEIIDMERIEKLVSKYYEDGTTYTVKAGFDPTGADLHLGHTVLLQKLKAFQKHGARIQLLIGDFTAMIGDPTGKSETRKVLDRTTILENAQTYQDQVFNILDKSKTDVVFNSTWLEALGAAGMVSLTTTFNVARMLERDDFEKRYKSGKSISISEFIYPLLQGYDSVELQSDIEIGGTDQKFNLLMGRFLQRAYEIDKEQAVLMMPILEGLDGVQKMSKSLNNYIGITEEPKDIYAKTLSVSDELMWRYYELLSERPLEEIAQMKQDVAQGKLHPKTAKENLALELVTRFYNKELATLAKEEFDNVFKANQLPSDINEIEAEEGIWICKALVDAGIEPSTSQARRDIKQGAVRIDQEKISDEKMNLEAGEYILQVGKRKFAKVKVK
- a CDS encoding nitronate monooxygenase, translated to MLFKPFKIGKYTIEKPIIQGGMGVGISWDQLAGNVSREGGLGVISAVGTGVYKNRKYLHGNEMVGKDHRPLEAINFYSFNALKHIFENAREICGDAPLAANILYAQSEYDRVVQDACKAGADIIITGAGLPLTMPDAAKDYPEVALVPIVSTAKALRILCRRWKKTHNRLPDAVIVEGPLSGGHQGFKYEECFLPENQLEAILPPVVEEAKEWGDIPVIAAGGVWDHDDIVRMMELGASAVQMGTRFIGTVECDASQVMKQVIIDSTEDTIKLFKSPVGYPARGVRTELHKRIEEGTAPKIACISNCVTPCHRGEEAKIVGYCIADRLSDAYDGIAETGLFFTGANGYRLNEIITVKKLMDKLMNGEEK
- a CDS encoding N-acetylmuramoyl-L-alanine amidase, which produces MKLLGIFFAVLLSPILLFSSPTLLKKAELQKGELHLFFSKSYSKSNIRHFMLKTPYREVFDLKNVRLANQRVGKNLSTPHCQSIRVSQYRKKMVRIVIETEKKYVCNAYQPLFSFNSYHIPLPKFTVTHPTRLKNKHYVNKKKEVSGTKNVKKVSVVYNRPKKSVLEKFDKRASYALHRKERIVIDAGHGGHDTGAIARGKREKDLVLQIAKRLERQLKKRGYAVSMTRRSDRFIKLKQRTKIADKKDAKVFVSIHANSVPKRKQNKVHGIETFFLQTTRDAKSQRIAARENKAVLKGAGDKLSKHVIIDSVLNGPKIVQSNKLAIDVQRRIMTNLRANYRGVKDGGVRYAPFWVLVGASRPSILVEVGYISHPRERKRLFTPKYQELIAKGIAEGISNYLDNRRKEIDFD
- a CDS encoding N-acetylmuramoyl-L-alanine amidase family protein; this translates as MRYIKYFLLGILLVLIVTGCVGPDRSDDLVVIDAGHGGHDCGALCAGKQEKDLVLQITKKLAKEFKRKGYRVYLTRGKDKFLKLGERTRIADKMDAKVFISIHANAIADKSRFEAVEGIETYFLQKTRDARSQRVAARENVAVLQGADALSKDVIIDSVLNGPKIVESNKLAIDVQNGIMRQVRSKYKDARSGGAKPAPFYVLVGASRPSILVEVGYITNSKERARLFKADYQERIAQGIVAGVGRYLDNRKADSGV
- a CDS encoding YtfJ family protein, whose amino-acid sequence is MKKIIVGSLLTVGSCMAIEVGVIPPSVTLSGVNGGKVGGGSWSSSMLKGKVHILFYVDPDERDLNKALTQALKQRHFNRKKYASVAMINLAATWLPNVILESKLKAKQKEFPDTIYVKDKKKVVLKKWDLADDNSDILIFDKKGRLIYKKYGKLSDKEIGNVLALIEKNL
- a CDS encoding MFS transporter, which produces MTYRETLKHPIVARLSAIQLISYFGTWFSQVAIFSMLVFFDADEVTIALTAAMAMLPAVILAPIIGIIIDRIDFKKLMLVLLCTEIFATIGFIFIDSLAYVWVLMLLIFLRSAAASVLFSAEMALFPKLLKGKMLKNTNEIHSIIWSFTYAAGMAVGGIITYYIGFDAAFMMDALLYATALLLLLGLQVNLEQAIHVGSNWQMLKEGFFYLKSQRKLLHLIFFHAAIGLTSFDALITLLADFRYKELIAVPLAIGLMNATRALGLMIGPFFIGKVISRENLHWFFLLQGASIILWSQLEYSFYLALFSLFVTGFFITTLWSYTYLLIQEETEQKYMGRVISYNDMFFMLSNVTTALFIGYASKWNLSLESITAVLGTGFIFFTLYYVWFKKRYL
- a CDS encoding competence/damage-inducible protein A is translated as MSSTPHFFTLIIGTEILNRRRQDKHFDFVTKILAKKGAKLTGSFIIEDDPALIVQTIRFIASQPNPVLFSFGGIGSTPDDHTRKCAAIALRNGVLYEHPEAKQIIEEKLGEAAYPHPIKMAELPKGAELLDNPVNKMPAFSLDERYFFMPGFPEMSHPMLEEIMKKLLPESKTYYRYTLTALCKENELIEVMEQMPKEVEFSSLPKLYSDGWRVSISVASHDKAKAKESFQKYIDLLEKKHIRYGLNDEA